GCCTCCAACAGGGGAAGGAAGACGGTGGAGCTGAGACAAAGCGCTTGGTGCTGGGGGGCCAGCTGGGGAGGGGAGCAAACAGAGGGCTTCTCCAGGACTGCCTCCCTAAGGCACTAGGAATGATAGGGTGATGAGCAGTTCTGGAAACTAAACGGCCTCCCGTTCAGAACTTGGTGCTGGGCAGGGGCTACTCATCAAAGACTTACTCCTTAGGAAGTAGGGAAAACTTTTGGGGGTAAAAATGCCTGATCCTCGTTTCAATGCACACTCTACCCTGGGTTGCGGGCACATGGTGCGACAGTCCTTGGTGTGTAAGGAAGTTTCGGTCCTTTCAAAGTTACCAGCCACAGAACGGCCATGGCTCCAAGTGCTCTAGGTTCATGGGGCCGGTGGACTCTTTTCCAAAGGCGGTCAGAGGAAAACCGCCGCTTGAGCGGATCCCACGACATGCCACCAGCAGAGGAGGCAGCCGGAAAGGACCACGAGCATGTTCTCGTTCTGCTTCTGAAGACCCTGCATTTGGCGATTTCAATTCGGCAGAGGGGTCAAGGGATCCCGCTCCCAGGTGAGGCTGAAGACGCCGCTCCGCGGGCCACACGAGGAATACCGCTGGTGGAGTTGGGGGGTGGGCGCGGCCAAAACCTACAGGAGGACCTTGGTGATGACGCAGCCGTCCCTGGGGTCCCCCTCGGGCTCGTCTTTGAGCGGGGGGGCCGGGGCCAAGGCGCCCTCGCGCCGGCTCACTTCCCGCTGCCGCGCCTGCAGCGCCTCCCTCTCGGCCTGCAGCTCCCGGCGCGCCTGGGCCGCCGCGCGCTCCTCCTCCTGCAGCGCCCGCCGCCTGCGCTCCAGGGCGCGCTCGCCCTGCTCCACGGCCGCCTCGCGCCGCGCCAGCTCCCGCTCGCGAAGGCTGCCCCGCACGGCCAGCGCGCCCATCTGCTCGAGCAGGCGCGCCCAGTCGCCTTCGGCGGCCGCGACGGGGCCAGGGGCGGCGGGTGGCGAGCGGCGGGCGGCGCTCTCCGCCAGCTCCCGCCGGTGCGCGCTCCTCAGGTGCTTCCACAGCGCCGGGGTGCTCGCGTGCCAGCCCGGACCGCGGCCCACTTGCTCCCCGCAGAGCCGGCAGGTGGCCCAGGGGCCCGCCGCGTGGCCGGGGCGCGCGGGAGCCAGGTGGAAGTACCCCCAGGCCTCGGAGTACGGCGCCCCCAGGCGGCCCGCAGCCGCGTCCGGCCCGCCGGTCTCTTCCATGCTCACGGCCGGCTCTTCGCTCCTCATTCTTTAGGCAGCGCCTGCACCGAAGGAGACAGGATTAAGACGACCGCAAAATTACATGTACAACCGGACAACCGCTTCAACACACCGCTTCTAGGACTAGATTTAACCTGTGAAGAAACCATGCCTCGTTCTCACTACTGATAAAATCCTGTAGTTTGGATAGTCACTTGCGtttctttctcagttcagttcagtcgctcagtcgtgtccaaatctttgtgaccccatggactgcagcacgccagacttccctgtccatcaccaactcccggagcttactcaaactcatgtccatccagtcggtgatgccatccaaccatctcatcccctatcatccccttctcctcctgccttcaatctttcccagcaccagggtcttttccagagagtcagttcttcgcatcagatggccaaagtattggagtttctcagtccttccaatgaacacccaggactgatctcctttaggatgggctggatggatctccttgcagtccaagggactctcaagagtcttctccaacaccacagttcaaaagcatcaattcttcagcgctctgctttcttcatagtccacctctcacatccatacatgactactggaaaaaccacagctttgactagacaggcctttgttggcaaagtaatgtctctgttttttaatatgctgtctaggttggtcatagcttttctccaaggagcaagtgccctTGAGAAATACATCTTTCTCAGTATgcatgttcatttgtttgtttcagCATGTTaattactcagaaaaaaaaatgttgaagatGCCTAGGCCTTCTTTCCATAACCAGGAGTCTTCGAAATTCACTGGATCCTTACCTAACAAGTACTGAGACTAAAATTGGTAAGTCAAGCTTCCCATAAGTTTAaaaagtgctttatatatatatatgttttaactaGTCTCTTTTATGCTCTTTAAAAGAAACTGACCTTCTTTTCCGAATAAAAGCAAGGCTCCCTTTTGAATTCTCAGTgttatggaaggaaggaaggaagtgttgGGGAAAAAGAGTTTTAGGaatgaaaattttgtttcttagaCGTTAAGTGCTAGGACt
This sequence is a window from Odocoileus virginianus isolate 20LAN1187 ecotype Illinois chromosome 6, Ovbor_1.2, whole genome shotgun sequence. Protein-coding genes within it:
- the ZBED3 gene encoding zinc finger BED domain-containing protein 3, which translates into the protein MRSEEPAVSMEETGGPDAAAGRLGAPYSEAWGYFHLAPARPGHAAGPWATCRLCGEQVGRGPGWHASTPALWKHLRSAHRRELAESAARRSPPAAPGPVAAAEGDWARLLEQMGALAVRGSLRERELARREAAVEQGERALERRRRALQEEERAAAQARRELQAEREALQARQREVSRREGALAPAPPLKDEPEGDPRDGCVITKVLL